One window of the Marinilactibacillus sp. Marseille-P9653 genome contains the following:
- the yycF gene encoding response regulator YycF, protein MKKILVVDDERPISDIVKFNLEKEGFEVFTAYDGEEAVEKVEEHSPDLIVLDLMLPKMDGLEVCREVRRTHDIPIIMVTAKDQEIDKVLGLELGADDYVTKPFSNRELVARVKANLRRQSSVQTAEPEVPESNDIEVGDLVVHPDAYIVSKRGSTIELTHREFELLHYLARHIGQVMTREHLLETVWGYDYFGDVRTVDVTVRRLREKIEDNPSHPNFLVTRRGVGYYLRNPEQQEK, encoded by the coding sequence TTGAAAAAAATATTAGTCGTAGATGACGAAAGACCAATTTCAGATATTGTTAAATTTAACCTTGAAAAAGAAGGATTCGAAGTTTTTACTGCATATGATGGAGAAGAAGCTGTAGAGAAAGTAGAAGAACACTCCCCAGATTTGATCGTACTAGATCTGATGCTGCCGAAAATGGATGGACTTGAAGTTTGTCGTGAAGTCAGAAGAACACATGATATTCCAATCATCATGGTTACCGCTAAAGATCAGGAAATTGATAAAGTTTTAGGGCTAGAACTTGGAGCCGATGACTATGTAACGAAACCATTCTCTAACAGAGAATTAGTCGCCCGTGTTAAAGCAAACCTGAGACGTCAATCTTCTGTACAAACAGCTGAACCAGAAGTACCAGAAAGCAATGATATTGAAGTGGGCGATTTAGTCGTTCATCCAGATGCGTACATTGTTTCTAAGCGTGGAAGTACAATCGAATTGACCCATAGAGAATTTGAGTTACTACACTACCTTGCTAGACATATCGGTCAGGTCATGACCAGAGAGCATTTACTTGAAACGGTATGGGGATATGATTACTTCGGAGATGTCAGAACGGTTGATGTTACTGTAAGACGTTTGAGAGAAAAAATCGAAGATAATCCGAGTCATCCAAACTTCTTAGTAACTAGACGAGGGGTAGGATACTATCTGAGGAATCCTGAACAACAGGAGAAATAA
- a CDS encoding PTS glucose transporter subunit IIA, translating to MTDERVKDSEIEMNDTKDSRHKLSLRAVSDGEVLSIEEVPDEIFAQKMIGEGYAIKPTSQLVVAPIDGKLIEVADAKHAYYIETKEGLKILIHVGIDTLLLNGEGFKTKLKKDDQVKAGDALVEFDEELITKKGFNTIISVIVLDDLAFEMTQVLNLTKQAKAGETVAVEIDLQK from the coding sequence ATGACAGACGAGAGAGTGAAGGATTCTGAGATTGAAATGAATGATACAAAGGATTCTCGGCATAAGCTATCTTTACGTGCAGTTTCAGACGGAGAAGTCTTATCGATAGAAGAAGTACCAGATGAAATTTTTGCTCAGAAAATGATTGGTGAAGGGTACGCCATCAAACCAACTTCTCAACTGGTCGTTGCGCCTATTGATGGAAAGTTGATAGAAGTTGCAGATGCGAAACATGCCTATTATATCGAAACAAAAGAAGGCTTGAAAATTCTGATCCATGTGGGAATCGACACATTGCTGTTGAATGGAGAAGGGTTCAAGACTAAATTGAAGAAAGATGACCAAGTCAAAGCCGGAGATGCATTGGTAGAGTTTGATGAAGAACTGATTACCAAAAAAGGCTTTAATACAATTATTTCGGTTATCGTACTGGATGACCTGGCTTTTGAAATGACTCAGGTACTGAATCTGACGAAACAAGCTAAAGCAGGAGAAACGGTGGCAGTGGAAATTGATTTGCAGAAGTAA
- the gdhA gene encoding NADP-specific glutamate dehydrogenase, with translation MTAKAYIDQVLAETKEKHAGKEEFIQAVEEFLPTLEPYLNDHTEIVEKNLLSLIVEPERLIQFRVPWQDDEGKWQVNRAYRVQYNSAIGPYKGGLRFHPTTNESIVRFLGFEQIFKNSLTGLPIGGGKGGSDFDPKGKTDAEVMRFCQSFMTEFQKHIGPDIDVPAGDIGVGGREIGFLFGQYKRLNGFSAGVLTGKPVSSWGSLARTEATGYGLVYFVQNALEDRNDSFKGKKVVVSGSGNVSIYAIQKAQELGATVLTCSDSSGYIYDPEGIDLELVKDIKEVRRGRIKEYLEQHPDATYVEGSVWSLKESYDIALPCATQNEIDAELAQKMADAGVKIVAEGANMPSSKEAIDLYQDQNILYCPGKAANAGGVAVSALEMAQNSARLAWSFERVDDELKSIMKNIYTACSETAIKYAEKDNLMAGANIAGFDRVVQTMLSQGLV, from the coding sequence TTGACTGCAAAAGCATACATTGATCAAGTACTAGCTGAAACAAAAGAAAAGCACGCCGGAAAAGAAGAATTTATTCAGGCTGTGGAAGAGTTTCTCCCAACACTTGAACCGTATTTGAATGATCACACTGAGATTGTTGAAAAAAATCTCCTTTCTCTTATCGTTGAACCAGAAAGACTGATTCAGTTCCGTGTACCGTGGCAAGATGATGAAGGTAAATGGCAAGTGAATCGTGCTTACCGAGTACAATATAACTCCGCAATTGGACCGTATAAAGGCGGATTGAGATTCCACCCAACAACTAACGAAAGTATTGTAAGATTTTTAGGATTTGAACAAATTTTCAAAAATAGTCTGACAGGACTCCCAATCGGTGGCGGTAAAGGGGGAAGTGATTTCGATCCTAAAGGAAAAACGGATGCGGAAGTCATGAGATTCTGCCAGAGCTTTATGACGGAATTCCAGAAACATATTGGACCAGACATCGATGTTCCAGCTGGAGATATCGGTGTAGGTGGAAGAGAAATCGGCTTCTTATTTGGTCAGTATAAACGGTTGAATGGATTTTCTGCTGGTGTGTTAACAGGAAAACCAGTTAGCTCATGGGGAAGTCTGGCAAGAACAGAAGCAACTGGATATGGTCTTGTATATTTTGTCCAAAATGCGCTAGAAGACAGAAATGATTCTTTCAAAGGCAAAAAAGTCGTGGTTTCTGGTAGTGGAAATGTTTCGATCTATGCGATTCAAAAAGCACAGGAATTAGGCGCAACCGTATTAACGTGTTCTGATTCTTCGGGATATATCTATGATCCAGAAGGCATTGATTTAGAACTCGTAAAAGATATCAAAGAAGTTCGTCGCGGACGTATAAAAGAGTATCTAGAACAACATCCTGACGCAACTTACGTGGAAGGTTCTGTCTGGTCACTTAAAGAATCCTATGATATCGCCTTACCCTGTGCGACACAAAATGAGATCGATGCAGAACTGGCACAAAAAATGGCGGATGCAGGTGTTAAAATCGTTGCTGAAGGCGCAAATATGCCTTCAAGTAAAGAGGCAATTGATTTGTATCAAGACCAAAACATTCTTTATTGTCCAGGAAAAGCAGCAAATGCGGGTGGTGTAGCTGTTTCAGCACTTGAAATGGCACAAAACTCTGCAAGACTGGCTTGGTCCTTTGAGCGAGTAGATGACGAACTGAAATCTATTATGAAAAACATCTATACAGCTTGTAGTGAAACAGCTATTAAATATGCTGAAAAAGATAACTTGATGGCTGGAGCGAATATTGCTGGATTCGACCGTGTTGTTCAAACCATGTTATCGCAAGGACTCGTTTAG
- a CDS encoding two-component system regulatory protein YycI has product MDFKKIENIFLLAFVFLNVYLLVSYINRTGMQYANSPSEQINIIREMREMGIQIPGNLSDDNLDVHYMQANSNSLIQDNVNSLENQAGSVTSDGTLYTSILSEPIEIEGDPSEGVTDQQLEKLQSFVNSPSILFGDQYAFLRYDNEENRFIFSQMVNGAPVGDGTSEISFYYGRSDGDIISYQQTYAGPMQQQGDSVEVISAKEAVEFLFQSNELSSNAVISQPILTYQRTLALEDLSIYGPVWLVPVTESSESRVLRVNAKDRTIISDPTESNDAIPEPVIDAEDEPDEEEDTEPDQD; this is encoded by the coding sequence ATGGACTTTAAAAAAATTGAAAATATTTTTCTATTGGCCTTTGTCTTCCTGAATGTCTACCTCCTAGTGAGTTATATTAATCGAACGGGGATGCAATATGCAAACTCTCCATCTGAACAAATCAACATCATTAGAGAAATGCGGGAGATGGGTATACAGATACCGGGGAACTTGTCTGATGATAATCTTGATGTCCACTATATGCAAGCGAACAGCAATAGTTTGATTCAAGACAATGTCAATTCACTTGAAAATCAAGCTGGATCTGTTACATCAGATGGAACGCTGTATACAAGTATCTTGTCTGAACCAATAGAAATAGAAGGAGATCCAAGCGAGGGAGTCACTGATCAGCAACTAGAAAAGCTACAATCATTCGTCAATAGTCCTTCCATTTTATTCGGAGATCAGTACGCTTTCTTGAGATACGATAATGAAGAAAATCGATTTATTTTTAGTCAGATGGTCAATGGAGCACCTGTTGGAGACGGTACGTCGGAAATTTCGTTTTACTATGGTAGAAGTGATGGAGATATTATCTCTTATCAACAAACGTATGCTGGACCCATGCAGCAACAAGGTGATTCTGTAGAAGTGATTTCTGCAAAAGAAGCTGTGGAGTTTCTATTCCAGAGTAATGAATTAAGTTCGAATGCAGTCATTTCCCAACCCATTCTTACCTACCAGCGTACGCTCGCGCTAGAAGATTTGAGTATATATGGGCCAGTATGGCTCGTACCTGTAACGGAAAGTAGTGAGAGCAGGGTTTTAAGGGTTAATGCAAAAGATCGAACGATTATTTCGGATCCTACTGAGTCAAATGACGCAATCCCAGAACCGGTTATAGATGCAGAAGATGAACCAGACGAAGAGGAAGATACTGAACCTGATCAAGATTAA
- a CDS encoding DUF948 domain-containing protein: MSIAYIIALVILGVALIALVAIGLTTFKKMKPTFNNIKETQSTVNDHIEHFTVEADAVQTKVNQVKGRVKDLQKVATIKMQRFDELSTHASSLSDSLTYLKDHSSDYSKGIAKNTTDELKTDGPMVAKTFTRAFKRTFHKQKARYTNE; this comes from the coding sequence ATGTCAATAGCATATATTATTGCTCTAGTCATTTTAGGTGTAGCTTTGATTGCACTCGTCGCAATCGGTTTAACTACATTTAAGAAGATGAAACCAACGTTCAACAATATAAAAGAAACGCAGTCGACTGTAAATGACCATATCGAACACTTTACAGTGGAAGCCGATGCTGTTCAAACCAAAGTTAATCAAGTCAAAGGACGCGTTAAAGATCTTCAGAAAGTTGCAACAATCAAGATGCAGCGATTTGATGAACTCTCTACCCACGCTTCTAGTTTGAGCGATTCACTCACTTACTTGAAAGATCATAGTAGTGACTATTCAAAAGGTATTGCCAAAAACACTACTGATGAATTGAAAACGGATGGTCCAATGGTTGCTAAAACATTCACTCGAGCATTCAAACGTACTTTCCATAAACAAAAAGCTCGTTACACAAATGAATAA
- a CDS encoding YtxH domain-containing protein: protein MPKVSLAKALMMSAASAFAALLFAPKTGDQFRKELKSEATKLKDSSGEKAQQLVEDFRESYAEADMELQSEQAEMDARQAQLNETIEEIERDLAQRNASIEPKSDKVIDPATASHAMYDDERLGDVKGTPLEPSTDQAIPKDKVDEALHDNHLSNNEDFKLDKDHLADEKEASQKMNPNN, encoded by the coding sequence ATGCCAAAAGTAAGTTTAGCAAAAGCATTGATGATGAGTGCTGCTTCTGCATTTGCAGCTTTATTATTTGCTCCAAAAACAGGAGATCAGTTCCGCAAAGAATTAAAATCTGAAGCGACAAAACTGAAAGACTCTAGCGGTGAAAAAGCGCAGCAACTTGTTGAAGATTTCAGAGAATCTTATGCTGAAGCAGATATGGAATTACAGTCTGAACAAGCGGAGATGGATGCTCGACAAGCCCAGTTAAATGAAACAATTGAAGAAATCGAAAGAGATCTTGCGCAAAGAAATGCTTCAATCGAACCAAAATCAGATAAAGTGATTGATCCTGCAACGGCTTCTCATGCAATGTATGATGACGAACGTCTTGGTGATGTAAAAGGTACACCACTTGAACCTTCAACAGACCAAGCAATTCCTAAAGACAAAGTAGACGAAGCTTTACACGATAACCACTTATCTAACAATGAAGATTTCAAGTTAGACAAAGACCATCTTGCAGATGAAAAAGAAGCTTCACAAAAAATGAACCCGAATAACTAA
- the walK gene encoding cell wall metabolism sensor histidine kinase WalK, whose translation MKKKIHFYQSINTKIVFIIVMLLVFALQIIGANFVTTMEQKLVGNFRSDRQTQMTFLKSTILPLLESHQSEEETETNPREEINRLLMEFSGNNITELQVVSPSMVIIGISDSTQQSMIGQISNDADVRQAQLTSTSVTKQDLDPTSQARRWKIVEPIYSSTDSEEFLGVIVLESNIETVYTQVSEITMTFLQSSSVAIILSLILANLVARALTKPIKEMQIQTRAIAEGDYSGMLTVYGDDELGELAFLINELSDEVAEAQESIDSERRRLDSVLTHMTDGVIATDRRGKIVIVNNMAEKMLEVSGEEVNGNNLLKILGVEKELTLRRLLEEQEDILINAYSDGLPTILRASFSLIQRETGFISGIVCVLHDVTEQEKIEEERKQFVSNVSHELRTPLTSMRSYIEALADGAWQDPELAPRFLEVTQSETDRMIRMIQDLLHLSRIDSGKSELEVELVDLTELLDHVLNRFDMLIHSTEYEGKHYRINRNLLDEPVFVEMDTDRMIQVLDNIMNNALKYSPDGGVITGSMRQTAQSVIISITDQGMGIPKNDLVKIFSRFYRVDRARSRAMGGSGLGLAISKEVVEQHGGRIWAESAEGKGTTFYLSLPYIPFEEDEWA comes from the coding sequence ATGAAAAAGAAGATTCATTTTTATCAGTCAATCAATACCAAAATCGTATTTATTATTGTTATGCTACTTGTATTCGCCCTGCAGATTATCGGGGCGAATTTTGTTACGACAATGGAACAAAAGTTGGTCGGGAACTTTAGAAGTGACCGTCAGACACAGATGACGTTTCTTAAAAGTACTATTTTACCATTACTAGAAAGCCATCAGAGCGAAGAAGAAACGGAAACCAATCCAAGAGAAGAAATTAACCGCCTCTTGATGGAATTTTCAGGGAATAATATCACGGAATTACAAGTGGTTAGTCCGAGTATGGTCATCATAGGAATTAGTGATAGTACCCAACAGAGTATGATTGGACAAATTTCAAATGATGCAGACGTCAGACAAGCACAATTAACAAGTACGTCTGTCACAAAGCAAGATCTTGATCCAACTTCTCAAGCTAGAAGGTGGAAAATTGTCGAGCCCATTTATTCGAGTACAGATTCAGAGGAATTTTTAGGTGTCATCGTACTCGAAAGTAACATCGAAACTGTCTATACGCAAGTTTCAGAAATTACCATGACCTTCTTGCAATCTTCTTCTGTCGCGATTATTTTATCGCTGATTTTAGCGAATTTAGTGGCTAGAGCGTTGACCAAACCCATCAAAGAAATGCAGATCCAAACACGTGCTATCGCAGAAGGCGACTATTCGGGTATGTTGACGGTATATGGAGATGATGAATTAGGAGAATTGGCCTTTTTGATCAATGAATTGTCAGACGAAGTAGCAGAGGCACAAGAGTCTATCGATTCAGAGCGTCGACGCTTAGATAGCGTACTGACCCATATGACCGATGGCGTTATTGCTACAGATCGACGAGGAAAAATCGTCATCGTAAACAATATGGCCGAAAAAATGCTTGAAGTGTCGGGAGAAGAAGTGAACGGCAACAATCTTCTAAAAATCTTAGGTGTAGAAAAAGAACTGACGCTAAGACGCTTATTAGAGGAGCAAGAAGACATTTTGATTAATGCTTATAGCGATGGTCTACCTACAATTCTTAGAGCCTCTTTCTCGCTTATTCAAAGAGAAACTGGCTTTATCAGCGGAATTGTTTGTGTGCTCCACGATGTAACCGAGCAAGAAAAGATCGAAGAAGAACGGAAACAATTCGTTTCCAACGTATCTCACGAATTAAGAACACCATTAACCAGTATGCGTAGCTACATTGAAGCTTTGGCAGATGGTGCTTGGCAGGATCCGGAGCTAGCGCCGAGGTTCCTTGAAGTGACACAAAGTGAAACAGACCGAATGATTCGTATGATTCAAGATCTTCTACACTTGTCTAGAATTGACTCAGGTAAAAGTGAGCTGGAAGTAGAACTCGTTGATTTAACAGAATTACTGGATCATGTACTGAACCGATTTGATATGTTGATTCATTCCACAGAATATGAAGGAAAACATTACCGAATTAATCGAAATTTACTAGATGAGCCCGTATTTGTTGAAATGGACACGGATAGAATGATCCAAGTATTGGATAATATTATGAATAATGCACTAAAATACTCACCAGATGGCGGTGTGATCACAGGAAGTATGCGTCAGACAGCACAATCTGTGATTATCAGTATCACTGACCAAGGAATGGGTATACCTAAGAATGATCTTGTTAAAATATTCTCTAGATTTTACCGAGTGGATCGTGCTCGCTCACGTGCGATGGGTGGTAGTGGTTTAGGATTGGCGATTTCTAAAGAAGTGGTTGAACAACATGGCGGAAGAATCTGGGCAGAAAGTGCGGAAGGAAAAGGTACAACGTTCTACTTATCCCTTCCTTACATCCCATTTGAGGAGGATGAGTGGGCATGA
- a CDS encoding alpha-amylase codes for MEYNGTMMQYFEWDLPNDGTHWRKLKDEAAHLRNIGITAVWIPPCFKALNQEDVGYGIYDLYDLGEFDQKGTVRTKYGTKEELLEAIHTLHEHGIQVYADVVLNHKAGADSTETFGAVPVNEENRHEEIGEPRDIESWTYFNFPGRQGKYSDFEWHWYHFSGVSDDEISGEQGIYRIEGEGKGWAPDDTVSTEFGNFDYLMFADIDYSHPEVIEETKNWIRWFIKETGIDGIRLDAVKHIDNSFMKDLIDGVRAEFGEDFFFVAEYWHQKYKALEEYMEDLDYNTSMMDVRFHYALHEASQLKTDFDLRRLFDGTLYKRNAEQAVTFVENHDSQPGQSLESYVEPWFKPLAYGIVLLSTYGYPCVFYSDYYGYSGDVDYDGCPSDIEKLMRVRTEYAYGEQYNYLDHATCIGFTRTGDKEHPHGCAVVISSGDEGFKEMTVGDLHAGETYIDILEHREEEILINEDGSAIFPVNAESISVWVLKQQ; via the coding sequence ATGGAATATAACGGTACTATGATGCAATATTTTGAATGGGATCTGCCAAACGATGGTACGCACTGGAGAAAATTGAAAGACGAAGCAGCTCATTTAAGAAATATCGGCATTACAGCAGTATGGATTCCACCTTGTTTCAAAGCATTGAATCAAGAAGATGTAGGATACGGTATCTATGATCTCTATGACCTAGGTGAGTTCGATCAGAAAGGAACCGTTAGAACAAAGTACGGCACAAAAGAAGAACTATTAGAGGCTATCCATACGTTACACGAGCATGGGATTCAAGTTTATGCGGATGTTGTTTTAAACCATAAAGCAGGAGCAGATTCTACAGAAACCTTTGGAGCTGTTCCAGTAAATGAGGAAAATCGTCATGAAGAAATTGGGGAACCAAGAGATATTGAATCTTGGACATACTTCAATTTTCCAGGCAGACAAGGAAAGTATTCTGACTTTGAATGGCATTGGTATCACTTCTCAGGTGTCTCAGATGATGAAATTTCAGGAGAGCAAGGAATTTATAGAATAGAAGGCGAAGGAAAAGGTTGGGCACCAGATGATACGGTGTCAACAGAATTTGGAAACTTCGACTACTTAATGTTTGCAGATATTGATTATAGTCATCCAGAAGTGATTGAAGAAACAAAAAATTGGATCCGATGGTTTATAAAAGAAACAGGGATCGATGGGATTCGACTGGATGCTGTTAAACATATTGATAATAGCTTCATGAAAGATTTGATTGACGGTGTTCGTGCTGAATTTGGAGAAGACTTCTTTTTCGTGGCAGAATACTGGCACCAGAAATATAAAGCGTTAGAAGAGTATATGGAAGATCTTGACTACAACACTTCCATGATGGATGTAAGATTCCATTATGCACTACACGAGGCTTCTCAGTTGAAAACAGATTTTGACTTACGAAGATTATTTGATGGAACGCTTTATAAGAGAAACGCTGAACAAGCAGTAACGTTCGTTGAGAATCATGATTCTCAGCCTGGACAATCTTTGGAATCTTATGTCGAACCATGGTTTAAGCCACTAGCATACGGAATTGTATTGTTAAGCACTTATGGCTATCCGTGTGTGTTCTACAGTGATTATTACGGGTATAGTGGAGACGTTGACTATGATGGATGTCCAAGTGATATTGAAAAGCTGATGCGCGTAAGAACGGAATATGCTTACGGTGAACAGTATAATTATCTAGACCATGCTACTTGTATAGGATTTACGCGTACAGGTGATAAAGAGCATCCCCACGGGTGTGCAGTCGTTATTTCTAGTGGAGATGAAGGATTCAAGGAAATGACTGTTGGAGACTTGCATGCAGGTGAAACTTATATAGATATTTTGGAACATCGAGAAGAAGAAATCCTTATAAATGAGGATGGTTCCGCAATTTTTCCAGTAAACGCTGAATCGATCTCTGTCTGGGTTCTTAAACAACAATAA
- a CDS encoding MBL fold metallo-hydrolase, with the protein MLESEQSGLKISVLASGSTGNITYIESDKVKLLVDCGFSGKKATELLKQIDRRPEDLDAILVTHEHSDHIKGVGIMARKYDLDVYANKNTWTAMEPKLGKIKLEQKHHFDLEKTMTIGDIDVSSFGVSHDAVDPQFYTFQKDNKRFVMLTDTGYVNDRTRDFVKNANAYLFESNHDLSMLRMGRYPWSLKQRILGDKGHLSNEDGALALAEIVGDNTERVYLGHLSKENNLKEIAYSTVEEILMQKGTGVNHKYTLFDTDPVESSPLFTL; encoded by the coding sequence ATGTTAGAATCTGAACAGTCTGGACTGAAAATAAGCGTATTAGCCAGTGGGAGTACTGGAAACATCACTTATATCGAATCAGATAAAGTTAAACTATTAGTCGATTGTGGGTTCAGTGGAAAAAAAGCCACTGAATTATTGAAACAGATTGACCGTCGACCAGAAGACTTGGATGCCATCCTCGTCACACACGAACACAGTGATCATATAAAAGGTGTCGGAATCATGGCCCGTAAGTATGATTTGGACGTCTACGCAAATAAAAACACATGGACAGCTATGGAACCTAAATTAGGTAAAATCAAGCTGGAACAAAAACATCATTTTGATTTGGAAAAGACAATGACGATTGGCGATATTGATGTCTCAAGTTTTGGCGTATCGCATGACGCTGTCGATCCGCAGTTTTATACATTCCAAAAAGATAATAAACGGTTTGTTATGCTGACAGATACAGGATACGTGAATGACCGGACGCGAGATTTTGTAAAAAATGCGAACGCCTATCTATTTGAAAGCAATCATGATTTGAGTATGCTGAGAATGGGACGTTACCCGTGGTCTTTGAAACAAAGAATACTAGGGGACAAAGGACACCTTTCAAACGAAGATGGTGCATTGGCACTAGCTGAAATCGTTGGAGATAACACAGAAAGAGTCTATCTTGGGCATTTAAGTAAAGAAAACAATTTAAAAGAGATTGCCTATTCTACGGTGGAAGAAATTCTGATGCAAAAAGGAACAGGGGTTAATCATAAGTACACCCTTTTTGACACAGATCCTGTTGAATCTTCCCCATTATTTACTTTATAA
- a CDS encoding YycH family regulatory protein — protein MTWTHIKHVLLGFLIGLSLFLSYNLIVTGTQLNSPSSSGNNQTPVLIDRTLSEVFSPNQVILHEISEGPKMASMQEAEGLINTSYENMTFRGVEAPETLTKADYLQLTQGSSWIEFVFNAQIPFGLFEKGFENLPSDYEDRTFNRVLFNLNETDRVLFYDMSEERVYGIEEAVITNNVIEAFRASEDIVYTEAEALNLNQIVYAPKENLTVPYRNYLVESLPNSLYVSMLIDTSQAETQTLDEGLRIYDLQQEVMINDNLHVLSYQRQRTSFDELSLDERLTRSFEELNRVENWTEKSQYQSYNMQTNEVTFQRYLEGLPVFSPQQKEATTVVTYVESGLKNLSVPMRIIQTPITPDEFVDKELPSGQEIVTRLESVEVEASGIEDLEIGLTWVESEEESRLIHFEPNWYVKLEGDNNWYEVERYIELQGEQINGL, from the coding sequence ATGACATGGACACATATAAAGCACGTACTACTCGGCTTTTTGATTGGATTGAGTCTATTCCTTAGTTATAACTTGATTGTTACCGGAACACAACTCAACTCACCATCGTCTTCTGGAAACAATCAGACACCCGTATTGATTGACCGAACATTATCAGAAGTCTTTTCACCCAATCAAGTTATTTTACATGAAATCTCTGAGGGACCAAAGATGGCATCCATGCAAGAGGCAGAAGGCTTGATCAATACAAGCTACGAAAATATGACGTTTAGAGGCGTAGAAGCGCCTGAAACATTAACGAAGGCGGATTATCTGCAATTAACTCAAGGCAGTTCTTGGATAGAATTTGTATTTAATGCACAGATTCCTTTTGGACTATTTGAAAAGGGCTTTGAAAACTTACCTTCAGACTATGAAGATCGAACCTTTAATCGCGTGCTCTTCAACTTAAATGAAACAGATCGAGTATTGTTTTATGACATGAGTGAAGAACGCGTTTATGGAATAGAAGAGGCTGTGATTACCAACAATGTAATTGAGGCTTTTAGAGCGTCCGAAGACATTGTCTATACAGAAGCTGAGGCTTTGAATTTAAATCAAATCGTCTATGCTCCAAAAGAGAACTTGACGGTACCTTACCGTAATTACCTTGTTGAAAGTCTGCCGAACAGCTTATATGTCAGTATGCTGATTGATACATCACAAGCTGAAACACAGACACTTGATGAAGGGCTAAGAATTTACGACTTACAACAAGAAGTCATGATCAATGATAATTTGCATGTATTGTCCTATCAAAGGCAGAGAACAAGCTTTGACGAGCTTTCTTTAGATGAACGGTTAACGAGAAGTTTTGAGGAACTGAACAGAGTTGAAAACTGGACAGAAAAGTCACAGTATCAGTCTTACAATATGCAGACAAATGAAGTGACATTCCAGAGATATCTTGAGGGACTTCCCGTATTCAGCCCACAACAGAAAGAAGCCACGACAGTCGTTACGTATGTCGAATCTGGTTTGAAAAACTTAAGTGTGCCGATGCGGATTATCCAAACGCCGATTACGCCGGATGAATTTGTAGACAAAGAGTTACCAAGTGGACAAGAAATTGTTACAAGACTAGAATCTGTAGAAGTAGAAGCTTCAGGAATAGAGGATTTGGAGATTGGACTCACTTGGGTTGAAAGTGAAGAAGAATCTCGTCTGATCCATTTTGAGCCAAACTGGTATGTCAAACTTGAAGGCGACAATAACTGGTACGAAGTTGAACGATATATAGAATTGCAGGGGGAACAAATTAATGGACTTTAA